From the Tripterygium wilfordii isolate XIE 37 chromosome 6, ASM1340144v1, whole genome shotgun sequence genome, one window contains:
- the LOC120000774 gene encoding histone-lysine N-methyltransferase ATXR3-like, whose amino-acid sequence MGDGGVACMPLQQHIMKRFPIADKALCGGSNGNGNSTSNGLNSKSIKLPDTQPKKKIIKKIKRLVPVKKGVLKKSELATGKEESTKKEVEGSLNSVDKAQKEDVEEGELGTLKWPDNGQLVLDKVVRSSEIEKGEIVGDKGGKGGEGEKPEKGEIVAGKWRKGGDLEKGDVVLEKDRKADPQKAEMTNWKVAKDEIEKGEFIPDRWHKGDLAREEYSYGRSRRFDASREHTPPSGKYSSEDIYRRKELNRSGSQHSRSSYKWESGQEKNTRLSSKIVDEDGPYKNEYSNGKNHGREYSSSNRLKRYGIDSDISDRRHYGDYEDYTGSKSRRLSDDCSRSSHSDHYSRHSVERFYRNSSSSKIASLDKLLSRHHDSSSSRVFYDRHGRSPGRSERSPHDRARHDDNLERSPVRRERSPYGRDRSPYGRERLPYGRKRSPYGHEKSPYDRSRHYDHRNRSPARSERSPHDRGRYHDRRDRTPSFMAKSPLNYNRPNNCREANRKSGASEKLNLQKSNKEQEDKLTESYHSGRDLQISAKESHDRSRVRSFDGLDEKKENSESHKEKESQSPSICEESTNVNGGPHEELLSMEEDMDICDTPPHVSLVPDSSKGKWIYLDYLGVQCGPSKLCELKQLVEEGLLVSDHLIKHLDSDRWVTVENAVSPIVTVNFSSVVSDTITQLVRPPEAPGNLLADTGDAGKSGVHCGEEAAVTLPQLSINPDDNSAAHESLEDLRIDERVGALVGGITVIPGRELETVEEALQVTFDRAQWEGWYNSEGLISRQSINGEQYNQKSDEALRYLNVKTKEAAELRLTDSSGKDFGFIGDELNEWFSGQWPCNGGDWRRNDEGTQDKFSRKKPVLNNGYPLCQMPKSGNEDPRWHQKDDLSYPCQSKKLDLPSWAFSGPEPAVPRGMKGTMLPVVRINSLVVKEQGSLVSEPRGKARGGKERYSSRSVRTFSTTIDVKRSLAEGDSQLKSLTNQESLALSKSDTSINTPKDRLCTVDDLQLHLGDWYYLDGAGHDQGPFSFSELQILVDEGTIQKYSSVHRKFDNICVPVTRAAKISEATVKIQQENVGPSADSSGPTKLHCAAPCESNTSSISFHNMHPQFIGYTRGKLHELVMKSYKSREFAAAINKVLDPWLSATLPKKETGNHIYRKSEIDQRGGKRARLQVDESDEDYEMEEDLQTGQKDETTFDDLCSGSTFCREKSSCSEAETGSWGLLDGYVLARVFHFLRFDMKSVTLASLTCKHWRAAAKFYRGISRQVDVSSVGASCTDSIIWNIMSGYNKERIHTMVLNGCTNITSGMLEDILCSFPCLSSIDVRGCGQFEEMALKFPDVNWLKNRTLHGSKVPEELNLKTRNLKQITEKTPSLYRPRALGNRMDDFGELKDYFDSVDKRDSANQLFRRSLYKRSKLFDARRSSAILSRDARIRQWAIKKSESSYKRTEGFLASSLKDIMKENTFEFFVPKVAEIEDRMKNGYYITHGLSAVKEDISRMCRDAIKAKSRGAGNMNRITTLFLKLATRLEQSSRFSYERDQMIKSWKDDLSAGSGSTSSKYKKRLDKLVADRKYRTNGSNLSNGGFDVGEYASDREIRRRLSKLNRKSLDSGSETSDDLDRSSEDGKSDSENTNSDTESDLDLRSESQAGESRADGYLTADDRFDPLTDEREWGARMTKASLVPPVTRKYEVIDQYVIVADEEEVRRKMSVSLPEDYAEKLDAQKNGLEELDMELPEVKDYKPRKQLGDEVIEQEVYGIDPYTHNLLLDSMPEDLHWPLPEKQLFIEDVLLRTLNRQARKFTGTGNTPMIYPLRPIIEEIEKTAGDCDMRMVKMCHGILKAIDSRPDDKYVAYRKGLGVVCDKEGGFGEYDFVVEFLGEVYPAWKWFEKQDGIRSLQKDNKDAPEFYNIYLERPKGDADGYDLVVVDAMHKANYASRICHSCRPNCEAKVTAVDGQYQIGIYTVREIRYGEEVTFDYNSVTESKEEYEASVCLCGSQVCRGSYLNLTGEGAFQKVLKEWHGILNRYQLMLEACELNSVSEEDYLDLGRAGLGSCLLGGLPDWVVAFSARLVRFINLERTKLPEEILRHNIAEKRKYFTEICLEVEKSDAEVQAEGVYNQRLQNLAVTLDKVRYVMRRVFGDPKKAPPPLEKLSPEEAVSFLWNGEGSLVEQLLQCMAPHVEEDILKDLKLKIHAHDPSGSNDIQIGLQKSLLWLRDAVRDLPCTYKSRHDAAADLIHIYAYTKCFFRVREYKAVTSEPVYISPLDLGPKYADKLGAGLHEFCKTYGENYCLGQLIFWHIQTNSEPDNSFLRASQGCMSLPEIGSFYAKVQKPSPQRVYGPKTVKFMLARMEKQPQRPWPKDRIWSFNNSQKVFGSPMLDAVLNNTSLDREMVQWLRHRPAVFQATWDR is encoded by the exons ATGGGCGATGGGGGTGTTGCATGCATGCCTTTGCAGCAGCATATTATGAAGAGGTTTCCAATTGCAGACAAAGCGCTTTGCGGAGGCAGTAATGGCAACGGCAACAGTACCAGCAATGGGCTCAATTCCAAGTCTATTAAGCTCCCAGATACACAACCAAAGAAGAAGATTATAAAGAAGATAAAAAGACTGGTTCCTGTGAAGAAGGGAGTGTTGAAGAAAAGTGAATTAGCTACAGGGAAAGAAGAGAGTACGAAGAAGGAAGTAGAAGGCAGTTTGAATTCTGTGGATAAGGCGCAGAAAGAAGATGTGGAAGAGGGCGAGTTAGGGACTTTGAAGTGGCCGGATAATGGGCAGCTTGTTCTGGACAAGGTGGTGAGAAGCAGCGAGATTGAGAAGGGAGAGATAGTTGGTGATAAAGGGGGAAaaggaggggagggggagaaaCCGGAGAAAGGTGAGATTGTTGCAGGGAAATGGCGAAAAGGAGGGGATCTGGAGAAGGGTGATGTGGTCCTGGAGAAGGACAGGAAAGCTGATCCTCAGAAGGCGGAAATGACTAATTGGAAAGTTGCCAAAGACGAAATTGAGAAAGGAGAGTTTATTCCAGATAGATGGCATAAGGGGGATTTAGCCAGGGAAGAGTACAGTTATGGTAGGTCTAGAAGATTTGATGCTAGCAGAGAGCATACACCACCTTCTGGGAAGTATTCAAGTGAGGACATTTATCGCAGAAAAGAACTCAACAGAAGTGGGAGCCAGCACAGTAGGAGCTCCTATAAGTGGGAGAGTGGCCAAGAGAAGAATACAAGGCTCAGTTCAAAAATCGTGGATGAGGATGGTCCATATAAGAATGAATATAGCAATGGAAAGAACCATGGGAGAGAGTACTCTTCTAGTAACCGCTTGAAGCGTTATGGTATTGATTCTGATATCAGTGATCGCAGGCATTATGGAGACTATGAGGATTATACAGGTTCTAAAAGCAGGAGGCTCTCCGATGACTGCTCACGCTCTTCCCATTCAGATCATTATTCTCGGCATTCTGTGGAAAGGTTCTACAGGAACTCTTCTTCTTCCAAAATTGCTTCATTGGACAAGCTTTTGTCTAGGCATCATGATTCTTCATCTTCTAGAGTATTCTATGACCGACATGGGCGTAGCCCTGGTCGTTCTGAGCGGTCCCCACATGACAGGGCTCGTCATGATGATAATCTGGAGCGGAGTCCAGTTCGTCGTGAGAGATCTCCATATGGTCGGGACAGATCACCTTATGGCCGTGAGAGACTCCCTTATGGTCGTAAAAGATCCCCATATGGTCATGAAAAATCTCCTTATGATCGCAGCCGCCATTATGATCATAGAAATCGCAGTCCTGCTCGTTCAGAGCGTTCTCCGCATGATCGAGGTAGATATCATGATCGCAGGGATCGAACCCCAAGTTTTATGGCCAAGTCTCCCCTTAACTATAATAGGCCTAACAATTGTCGAGAAGCAAATCGTAAAAGTGGAGCTAGTGAGAAGCTTAATCTACAAAAAAGTAATAAAGAACAAGAAGATAAGCTCACTGAGAGCTATCATAGTGGCAGAGACTTACAAATTTCAGCTAAAGAATCTCATGATAGAAGCAGAGTTCGTAGTTTTGATGGATTAGATGAGAAAAAGGAAAACTCTGAGTCTCACAAAGAAAAGGAGTCTCAAAGTCCTAGCATTTGTGAAGAGTCTACTAATGTTAATGGAGGTCCCCACGAGGAGCTGCTTTCCATGGAAGAAGATATGGATATATGTGATACGCCACCTCATGTCTCTTTGGTACCTGATTCTTCTAAGGGGAAATGGATTTACCTTGATTATTTGGGGGTTCAATGCGGACCTTCAAAATTATGTGAACTTAAGCAACTTGTGGAAGAGGGGTTACTTGTGTCAGATCACTTGATCAAGCACTTAGATTCTGACAGATGGGTAACTGTTGAAAATGCTGTCTCGCCTATTGTAACTGTTAATTTTTCATCCGTTGTATCAGACACTATAACGCAGCTCGTGAGACCCCCGGAAGCACCTGGCAATTTACTGGCAGATACTGGTGATGCTGGGAAATCTGGTGTTCACTGTGGTGAGGAAGCTGCTGTCACGTTGCCCCAGTTGTCCATTAACCCAGATGACAATTCAGCTGCACATGAATCTTTAGAAGATCTTCGCATTGATGAAAGGGTTGGAGCTCTGGTGGGAGGAATAACTGTTATCCCTGGCAGGGAACTCGAAACTGTTGAGG AGGCTTTGCAAGTGACATTTGATCGTGCTCAGTGGGAAGGCTGGTATAACTCTGAAG GTCTCATTTCTCGTCAATCTATTAATGGTGAACAGTATAATCAAAAGAGTGATGAAGCATTGAGATATTTGAATGTCAAAACCAAAGAAGCTGCTGAATTGAGGTTAACAGACTCATCTGGCAAGGATTTTGGCTTTATCGGTGATGAGTTGAATGAGTGGTTTTCTGGCCAATGGCCATGCAATGGTGGTGACTGGAGAAGAAATGATGAAGGCACGCAAGATAAGTTTTCTAGAAAGAAACCTGTTCTGAACAACGGCTACCCACTGTGCCAGATGCCGAAGTCTGGGAATGAGGACCCACGATGGCATCAAAAAGATGATTTATCTTATCCTTGTCAGAGCAAAAAGCTTGACCTTCCTTCTTGGGCCTTTTCTGGTCCGGAACCTGCTGTACCGAGGGGAATGAAGGGAACCATGCTACCGGTTGTCAGGATAAATTCATTGGTGGTCAAGGAGCAAGGTTCATTGGTTTCAGAGCCCCGAGGCAAAGCTAGAGGAGGAAAAGAGAGGTACTCTTCAAGGTCTGTTCGGACTTTCTCTACTACCATTGATGTCAAGCGCTCACTGGCAGAAGGCGATTCTCAATTGAAATCTCTTACTAATCAAGAGTCACTGGCTTTGTCAAAGTCGGACACTTCTATTAATACACCCAAAGACCGTCTCTGCACTGTTGATGACTTGCAATTGCATTTGGGTGACTGGTACTATCTTGATGGTGCTGGGCATGATCAAGGGCCCTTTTCATTCTCAGAGCTCCAGATCTTGGTAGATGAGGGTACTATCCAAAAATATAGTAGTGTGCACAGAAAATTTGATAATATTTGTGTGCCTGTTACTCGAGCTGCAAAGATTTCTGAAGCCACTGTCAAGATTCAACAGGAGAATGTTGGACCATCTGCTGATTCTTCTGGGCCTACAAAATTGCATTGTGCTGCTCCTTGTGAAAGTAACACAAGTTCCATTTCATTTCATAACATGCATCCGCAGTTCATTGGTTATACCCGTGGGAAGCTGCACGAATTGGTAATGAAATCATACAAGAGCCGGGAATTTGCTGCAGCTATAAACAAGGTTTTAGATCCATGGCTCAGTGCAACACTGCCAAAGAAAGAGACTGGAAATCATATATACAGGAAATCAG AAATTGATCAACGAGGTGGTAAAAGAGCCCGATTACAAGTTGATGAAAGTGACGAGGACTATGAAATGGAGGAAGATTTGCAAACTGGTCAAAAGGATGAGACAACATTTGACGATTTATGCAGTGGTTCTACTTTCTGCAGAGAAAAGAGTTCATGTTCTGAAGCAGAGACAGGGAGTTGGGGTTTACTGGATGGTTATGTGTTGGCCCGtgtatttcattttttgagATTTGACATGAAATCTGTTACCTTGGCTTCTTTGACTTGTAAACATTGGAGGGCTGCAGCCAAGTTTTACAGGGGTATTTCAAGACAGGTTGATGTATCATCCGTTGGTGCTAGCTGCACAGACTCCATAATCTGGAATATCATG AGCGGGTATAACAAAGAAAGGATACATACAATGGTTCTCAATGGCTGCACAAACATTACTTCTGGCATGCTTGAAGATATTCTCTGCTCTTTTCCTTGTTTATCTTCAATAGATGTTAGAGGTTGTGGCCAATTTGAAGAGATGGCCCTCAAATTCCCAGATGTCAACTGGCTCAAGAATCGAACTTTGCATGGCTCAAAGGTCCCTGAGGAGTTGAATTTGAAGACAAGGAATCTCAAACAGATCACTGAGAAAACTCCATCCCTATATAGGCCTAGGGCTCTTGGTAACCGTATGGATGATTTTGGGGAGCTGAAGGATTATTTTGACAGTGTAGATAAGAGAGATTCGGCAAATCAATTGTTTCGTCGGAGCTTATATAAGCGTTCAAAACTTTTTGACGCCAGAAGGTCCTCAGCTATTCTATCTAGGGATGCTCGTATCAGGCAATGGGCGATCAAAAAGTCTGAAAGTAGCTATAAGAGGACAGAGGGATTTCTTGCTTCTAGTTTGAAGGACATTATGAAGGAAAAtacatttgaattttttgtgccCAAG GTGGCAGAAattgaggatagaatgaagaatgGTTATTATATTACCCATGGATTAAGTGCTGTCAAGGAGGACATCAGTCGAATGTGCAGGGATGCAATCAA GGCAAAAAGTCGTGGTGCTGGAAACATGAATCGCATTACTACGCTCTTCCTCAAACTTGCCACACGGTTAGAGCAGAGTTCTAGATTTTCGTATGAAAGAGATCAGATGATTAAGTCGTGGAAAGATGATTTGTCAGCTGGGTCCGGCTCCACTTCCTCAAAATATAAGAAGAGGCTAGATAAATTAGTTGCTGACAGGAAGTACAGGACTAACGGCTCAAATTTGTCGAATGGTGGTTTTGATGTTGGAGAGTATGCATCTGATCGAGAAATCAGAAGGAGATTATCCAAATTGAATAGAAAATCTTTAGACTCTGGAAGCGAAACTTCTGATGACCTTGATCGGTCATCTGAAGATGGCAAGAGTGATAGTGAGAACACTAACTCAGATACAGAAAGTGATTTGGATCTGCGATCAGAAAGTCAAGCTGGGGAGTCAAGGGCAGATGGATACTTAACAGCAGATGACAGATTTGATCCTCTGACTGATGAACGTGAGTGGGGGGCTCGCATGACGAAAGCAAGCTTGGTTCCTCCTGTTACTAGGAAATATGAAGTGATTGATCAATATGTAATAGTAGCAGATGAGGAGGAGGTACGGAGGAAAATGTCCGTCTCTTTGCCAGAGGACTATGCTGAGAAGCTTGATGCCCAGAAAAATGGCTTAGAAGAGTTGGATATGGAACTTCCTGAAGTCAAGGACTATAAACCTAGGAAACAGCTTGGGGATGAAGTTATAGAACAAGAAGTTTATGGAATTGATCCATATACTCATAATCTTTTGCTTGATTCCATGCCGGAGGATTTACATTGGCCTCTACCGGAAAAGCAATTATTCATTGAAGACGTGCTCCTCCGTACTCTTAATAGGCAAGCTAGGAAATTTACTGGTACTGGGAACACTCCGATGATATATCCACTGAGGCCTATTatagaagaaattgaaaagacaGCTGGGGACTGTGACATGCGAATGGTGAAAATGTGTCATGGCATACTGAAAGCCATAGACAGTCGTCCTGATGATAAATATGTTGCTTACAGAAAG GGGCTTGGTGTTGTTTGCGACAAGGAAGGGGGTTTTGGCGAatatgattttgttgttgagtTCCTGGGAGAG GTTTATCCTGCTTGGAAATGGTTTGAGAAGCAAGATGGTATTCGATCTTTGCAAAAAGACAACAAAGATGCTCCAGAATTTTATAACATTTATCTTGAGAGGCCAAAG GGGGATGCTGATGGGTATGATTTGGTTGTTGTTGATGCGATGCATAAGGCAAATTATGCAAGTCGAATTTGTCATTCATGCAGGCCTAATTGTGAAGCTAA AGTCACTGCCGTAGATGGTCAATACCAGATTGGGATTTATACTGTGCGTGAAATTCGATATGGGGAGGAAGTTACGTTTGATTATAATTCAGTAACAGAG AGTAAGGAGGAATACGAAGCTTCTGTTTGTTTATGTGGTTCCCAAGTTTGCCGGGGCAGCTACTTAAACCTTACTGGCGAAGGGGCTTTCCAAAAG GTATTGAAGGAGTGGCACGGTATACTGAATCGCTATCAGTTAATGCTAGAAGCTTGTGAGTTGAATTCAGTATCTGAAGAGGATTACCTGGACTTGGGGAGAGCTGGTCTTGGCAGTTGTTTGCTTGGTGGGTTGCCGGATTGGGTGGTTGCATTTTCAGCTAGACTG GTGAGGTTCATAAACTTGGAAAGAACAAAGCTTCCAGAAGAAATCCTGAGGCATAATAtagcagaaaaaagaaaatattttacggAAATATGTCTTGAGGTTGAGAAAAGTGATGCCGAGGTTCAG GCAGAAGGTGTCTACAACCAGAGGCTTCAAAATTTGGCTGTTACTCTCGACAAG GTGAGGTATGTAATGAGACGTGTGTTTGGTGACCCAAAGAAAGCTCCACCTCCACTGGAGAAGCTTAGTCCTGAAGAAGCCGTCTCCTTCCTCTGGAATGGAGAGGGCTCCCTGGTTGAGCAACTTCTTCAGTGTATGGCTCCTCATGTTGAGGAAGACATACTCAAGGATTTAAAGTTGAAGATCCATGCACATGATCCATCAGGTTCCAACGACATTCAGATAGGACTTCAGAAATCTTTATTATG GTTGAGGGATGCAGTTCGAGATCTTCCATGTACATACAAGTCTCGACATGATGCTGCAGCTGACTTGATCCATATTTATGCTTATACAAAGTGCTTTTTTAGAGTTCGG GAATACAAAGCCGTAACTTCTGAACCAGTATACATTAGTCCCCTGGATCTGGGCCCCAAGTATGCTGATAAGTTGGGTGCAGGTTTACATGAGTTTTGTAAGACATATGGTGAGAATTATTGCTTGGGACAACTGATTTTTTGGCATATCCAGACTAATTCTGAGCCAGATAATAGCTTCCTTAGAGCAAGTCAGGGTTGCATGTCATTACCTGAGATTGGTTCTTTCTATGCCAAAGTTCAGAAGCCATCTCCGCAGCGTGTCTATGGCCCAAAGACGGTGAAATTTATGCTGGCAAGAATG GAGAAGCAGCCCCAAAGACCGTGGCCCAAGGATCGAATTTGGTCGTTCAACAATTCTCAAAAAGTTTTTGGTAGTCCAATGTTAGATGCTGTTCTGAATAACACTTCACTTGATAGGGAGATGGTGCAATGGCTAAGGCACAGACCTGCTGTATTTCAAGCCACGTGGGATCGGTGA
- the LOC119999798 gene encoding uncharacterized protein LOC119999798, whose amino-acid sequence MLHSLHFLEPKQRERERERERESSVFLSYLTPILQHWKNKMMKLGGVLVCLLIVAMDIGAGILGIQAEVAQNQVKHLRLWIFECREPSEDAFKLGLIAAVLLALAHVITNLLGGCLCICNQEDFQRASPNRQLSMACLCFSWLILAVGLSMLVIGTMSNHKSKASCGFSHHHFLSIGGILCFVHALFSVAYYVSATAALKEEGK is encoded by the exons ATGCTCCATTCTCTCCACTTCTTAGAaccaaaacagagagagagagagagagagagagagagagagagctctgTTTTTCTCTCCTACTTGACACCCATTTTGCAACACTGGAAAaacaaaatgatgaaactaggtGGTGTTTTGGTTTGTCTCTTGATTGTAGCCATGGATATAGGTGCTGGGATTCTTGGCATCCAAGcagaagttgcacaaaaccag GTCAAACACTTGAGGTTGTGGATATTTGAGTGTAGAGAGCCAAGTGAAGATGCTTTCAAACTAGGGTTAATTGCAGCAGTACTTCTAGCTTTAGCCCATGTTATTACTAATTTGCTAGGTGGGTGTCTCTGTATTTGCAACCAAGAAGATTTTCAAAGAGCTTCTCCAAACAGGCAACTCTCTATGGCCTGCCTCTGCTTCTCTTG GCTAATATTGGCCGTTGGATTGTCGATGCTAGTTATAGGGACAATGTCCAACCACAAGTCAAAGGCTTCCTGTGGTTTCTCACACCATCATTTCCTTTCTATTGGAGGCATACTCTGTTTTGTACatgctctgtttagtgttgcaTATTACGTCTCTGCCACTGCTGCTCTCAAGGAAGAAGGAAAGTAA